In Hyphomicrobiaceae bacterium, the following are encoded in one genomic region:
- a CDS encoding sarcosine oxidase subunit alpha family protein: protein MSTSQINRVTGKGLIDRRQPIRFTFDGKSYDGFQGDTLASALLANGVVLTGRSFKYHRARGILSAGSEEPSAIVELRTGPRREPNTRATMIELYPGLEAASQNRWPSLRYDVMSINSLLSPIFVAGFYYKTFMWPAALWEKLYEPMIRRAAGLGRAADEPDPDTYDKSNAFCDVLVIGGGAAGLMAALAAGRAGTRVILCDENFALGGRLLSETQLIDGKPAHEWVHAAEAELRAMPEVQILTRTSVFGAYDGGTFAAVERVSDHLPKPRAHQPRQRLWRIVAKQCVLAAGATERPIVFGNNDLPGVMLASAVRTYVNRFGVAPGKSAVIFANNDEAAATARDLTMVGVRVEAIVDSRPQPSDAVRDAAKTTGARLVSGVVSDAKGRIAVKGARIVPASGTPFDVSCDLIAVSGGYNPNVQITTHQGGRPQWDENLAAFIPGVCPRGMTVAGAAKGAFSLPDCFAQGSQAGAAAAMAAGVSAQVPASPKADAETYGIVPLWRVTEAKHKAFVDFQNDVAASDIDLAEREGYRSIEHVKRYTTMGMATDQGKTANVNGLAILAQLTGKSIPQTGITAARPPYSPVSLGALAGHHRGKDFKPTRLPPSYHWAKEQDAVMVETGLWMRPQYFPRAGESDWLTTVTREVKTTRSAAGICDVSTLGKIEIQGADAGTFLDRVYINMFSTLGIGKARYGMMLREDGIVMDDGTTARFGPDRFFMTTTTVNAVKVMQHLEYCHQWHWPELDVQMTSATDQWAQYSVAGPRSRELLAKLVDAPFDISNEGFPYMAVAEITVCNGIRARIYRLSFSGELAYEIGVPARYGDALIRALMAAGEEFGAICYGTEALGVMRIEKGHVGGPEINGITTAADLGLGKMASKKKDYIGRVLAGREGLADPARPALVGFRPVDRSARLRAGSHLLPKGAGNFASNDQGYLTSVAYSPMCGHWIGLGLLANAADRMGEIVRAYDPVRNGDTLVEVVSPVFFDPEGERLRV from the coding sequence ATGAGCACTTCGCAGATCAATCGCGTCACCGGCAAGGGCCTCATCGACCGCCGCCAGCCGATCCGCTTCACATTTGACGGCAAGAGCTACGATGGCTTTCAGGGCGATACGCTCGCCAGCGCGCTGCTCGCAAACGGCGTTGTTCTCACCGGTCGTTCCTTCAAGTATCACCGCGCACGCGGCATTTTGAGCGCGGGCTCCGAAGAGCCCAGCGCCATCGTCGAGTTGCGCACCGGCCCGCGACGCGAACCCAACACGCGCGCGACCATGATCGAACTTTATCCCGGACTTGAAGCAGCGAGCCAGAACCGCTGGCCGTCGCTCAGATACGACGTCATGTCGATCAACTCGCTGCTGTCCCCTATTTTCGTCGCTGGCTTCTACTACAAGACCTTCATGTGGCCCGCAGCGCTGTGGGAGAAGTTGTACGAGCCGATGATCCGTCGCGCCGCCGGTCTCGGACGTGCTGCCGACGAACCCGATCCCGACACTTACGACAAATCGAATGCGTTCTGCGACGTGCTCGTCATCGGTGGCGGTGCAGCAGGTTTGATGGCAGCGCTGGCTGCAGGGCGTGCAGGTACGCGCGTCATTTTATGCGATGAGAACTTTGCCCTTGGCGGCCGGCTGCTTTCTGAAACGCAACTCATCGACGGCAAGCCCGCGCACGAGTGGGTTCACGCCGCAGAAGCCGAGCTGCGCGCCATGCCGGAGGTTCAGATCCTAACGCGCACGAGCGTATTTGGCGCCTACGATGGCGGAACATTCGCCGCCGTCGAGCGTGTGAGCGACCACCTCCCCAAGCCGCGCGCTCACCAACCGCGTCAGCGGCTCTGGCGGATCGTTGCCAAGCAGTGCGTGCTTGCGGCAGGCGCAACCGAGCGGCCCATCGTGTTCGGTAACAACGACTTGCCGGGCGTGATGCTGGCAAGTGCCGTGCGCACCTACGTCAACCGCTTCGGCGTAGCGCCGGGCAAGAGCGCTGTCATCTTCGCCAACAACGATGAAGCTGCAGCAACCGCGCGCGACTTGACGATGGTCGGAGTCCGAGTTGAGGCAATCGTCGATAGCCGCCCGCAGCCGAGCGATGCGGTTCGCGATGCTGCCAAGACCACAGGCGCTCGTCTGGTGAGTGGCGTTGTGTCGGACGCAAAGGGCCGGATCGCCGTCAAAGGTGCGCGTATCGTTCCAGCATCCGGCACGCCTTTCGACGTCTCGTGCGATCTCATTGCGGTCTCAGGCGGCTACAATCCCAACGTTCAGATCACAACGCACCAAGGTGGCCGGCCTCAATGGGATGAGAACCTCGCCGCCTTCATTCCGGGCGTGTGCCCGCGGGGCATGACAGTTGCTGGTGCTGCCAAGGGAGCCTTCTCGCTTCCCGACTGTTTTGCGCAAGGTTCCCAAGCTGGCGCCGCTGCGGCGATGGCGGCCGGAGTGAGCGCGCAAGTTCCCGCCTCTCCGAAAGCAGACGCAGAAACTTATGGCATCGTCCCGCTGTGGCGTGTGACGGAAGCCAAGCACAAGGCGTTCGTCGATTTCCAGAACGACGTCGCCGCCAGCGACATCGATCTGGCGGAGCGCGAAGGTTATCGCTCCATCGAGCACGTCAAGCGCTACACCACGATGGGTATGGCGACCGATCAGGGCAAGACCGCTAACGTCAACGGCCTCGCGATCCTCGCGCAACTGACGGGCAAGTCCATTCCGCAAACCGGCATCACGGCGGCCCGTCCGCCCTATTCGCCTGTCTCTCTTGGCGCGCTTGCCGGTCATCATCGCGGAAAAGACTTCAAGCCGACGCGCCTGCCGCCATCGTATCACTGGGCCAAGGAGCAGGACGCGGTCATGGTGGAAACCGGATTGTGGATGCGTCCGCAGTATTTCCCGCGCGCGGGGGAAAGCGATTGGCTCACGACTGTCACCCGCGAAGTGAAGACAACGCGGTCAGCGGCCGGAATCTGCGATGTCTCGACGCTCGGCAAAATCGAGATCCAAGGCGCGGACGCCGGCACGTTCCTCGATCGTGTCTACATCAACATGTTCTCGACGTTGGGCATCGGCAAAGCGCGTTATGGCATGATGCTGCGTGAGGACGGCATCGTGATGGACGACGGGACGACGGCACGATTTGGGCCGGACAGGTTCTTCATGACGACGACAACCGTAAACGCGGTCAAGGTCATGCAGCATCTCGAATACTGCCACCAATGGCATTGGCCCGAACTCGACGTGCAGATGACGTCGGCCACGGACCAGTGGGCGCAGTACTCGGTCGCCGGACCGCGCTCGCGTGAGCTGCTTGCCAAGTTGGTCGATGCGCCCTTCGACATTTCCAACGAGGGCTTTCCCTACATGGCGGTCGCGGAGATCACCGTATGCAACGGGATCCGCGCACGCATCTATCGTCTGTCGTTCTCTGGCGAGCTTGCATACGAGATCGGTGTGCCCGCGCGCTACGGCGACGCCCTAATCCGCGCACTGATGGCAGCTGGCGAAGAGTTTGGCGCGATTTGCTACGGCACCGAAGCCCTCGGCGTGATGCGTATCGAGAAGGGCCACGTCGGCGGCCCCGAAATCAATGGCATCACAACCGCTGCGGATCTTGGCCTTGGCAAGATGGCATCGAAAAAGAAGGACTACATCGGGCGCGTTCTGGCTGGCCGCGAAGGTCTTGCCGATCCTGCCCGCCCCGCCCTTGTTGGCTTCCGCCCTGTCGACCGTTCGGCCCGGCTGCGGGCTGGCTCGCATTTGCTGCCGAAGGGTGCCGGCAACTTTGCCTCCAACGATCAGGGCTATCTGACGTCGGTCGCTTATTCACCCATGTGCGGACACTGGATCGGCCTGGGCCTCCTGGCCAACGCAGCCGACCGCATGGGTGAAATTGTGCGCGCCTACGACCCGGTCCGTAACGGTGACACCCTGGTCGAGGTCGTGTCGCCCGTATTCTTCGATCCTGAAGGAGAACGCCTGCGTGTCTAG
- a CDS encoding sarcosine oxidase subunit delta, whose translation MRISCPYCGERSLDEYLYIGDATVSRPDPNGASAAADFYTYAYERKNPAGPHKELWYHSAGCHAWLVVERDTRTHEILSIETAKDVALKRNAARGGA comes from the coding sequence ATGCGCATCTCTTGCCCCTACTGCGGCGAACGCAGTCTTGATGAATATCTCTACATTGGCGACGCGACCGTCAGCCGACCTGATCCCAATGGTGCCAGTGCGGCGGCCGATTTCTACACTTACGCCTATGAGCGCAAGAACCCGGCGGGGCCGCACAAAGAACTTTGGTATCACTCCGCCGGCTGTCACGCATGGCTGGTCGTAGAACGCGATACGCGCACACACGAGATCTTGTCGATCGAAACGGCAAAGGATGTCGCCTTGAAGCGCAACGCTGCCAGGGGAGGCGCGTGA
- a CDS encoding sarcosine oxidase subunit beta family protein — protein sequence MLIDHYSIWNVLRQSLKGHTGWKPAWREPEPKAEYDVVIVGGGGHGLATAYYLAKRYGITNVAVIEKGWIGSGNVGRNTTIVRSNYLLPGNIPFYELAMQLWEGLEQDLNYNAMVSQRGILNLYHSDGQRDAYARRGNAMRLHGVDAELLDRPEVQSMYPWLDYDNARFPIKGGLIQRRGGTVRHDAVAWGYARGADRLGVDIIQNAEVTAIRVENGRAVGVETKRGFIRAKKLALSCAGNSSRVAAMAGLTLPIESHVLQAFVTEGIKPFIDGVVTFGAGHFYISQSDKGGLVFGGDLDGYNSYAQRGNLPVVEDVLEGGMALMPRIGRVRLLRSWGGIMDMSMDGSPIIDKTPLDGLYLNAGWCYGGFKATPAAGLTFAHLIARDEPHDTARAYRLDRFATGRMIDEKGMGNQPNLH from the coding sequence ATGCTGATCGACCATTATTCGATTTGGAATGTCCTCCGCCAATCCTTGAAGGGTCACACCGGCTGGAAGCCAGCCTGGCGAGAGCCCGAGCCGAAGGCGGAATATGACGTCGTCATTGTCGGCGGCGGCGGACATGGATTGGCGACGGCTTATTACCTTGCCAAGCGCTATGGCATCACCAATGTCGCCGTCATCGAGAAGGGCTGGATCGGCTCGGGCAATGTCGGTCGTAACACGACCATCGTGCGTTCCAACTACCTTCTTCCTGGCAATATACCGTTCTATGAGCTGGCGATGCAGTTGTGGGAGGGCCTGGAGCAGGACCTCAATTACAACGCAATGGTCTCCCAGCGCGGCATCCTCAACCTCTACCATTCGGATGGTCAGCGCGATGCTTATGCCCGCCGCGGCAATGCCATGCGCCTACATGGCGTCGATGCAGAGTTGCTCGACCGGCCCGAGGTCCAATCCATGTACCCATGGCTGGACTACGACAACGCGCGGTTCCCGATCAAAGGCGGCCTGATCCAACGCCGCGGAGGCACGGTACGCCATGATGCGGTTGCGTGGGGTTATGCCCGCGGTGCAGACCGGCTCGGCGTCGACATCATTCAGAACGCCGAAGTCACCGCGATCCGCGTCGAGAACGGCCGCGCCGTCGGCGTCGAGACGAAACGCGGTTTTATCCGCGCTAAGAAGCTGGCGTTGTCGTGCGCTGGAAACTCCTCGCGCGTTGCGGCCATGGCTGGCCTGACGCTGCCAATCGAAAGCCACGTGCTGCAGGCCTTCGTCACCGAAGGCATCAAGCCGTTCATCGACGGCGTCGTGACGTTCGGAGCGGGGCACTTCTACATCAGCCAGTCCGACAAGGGCGGCCTCGTGTTCGGAGGTGACCTCGACGGCTACAATTCCTACGCTCAGCGCGGCAACCTACCTGTTGTGGAAGACGTGCTCGAAGGCGGTATGGCGTTGATGCCGCGCATCGGCCGCGTTCGTCTCCTGCGGTCATGGGGTGGCATCATGGATATGTCCATGGATGGCTCTCCAATCATCGATAAAACCCCGCTCGATGGCCTCTATCTGAATGCGGGCTGGTGCTACGGCGGCTTCAAGGCAACGCCGGCCGCTGGCCTCACCTTCGCACATCTGATCGCACGCGACGAACCCCATGACACGGCGCGCGCCTATCGGCTGGACCGCTTCGCGACCGGCCGGATGATTGACGAAAAGGGCATGGGCAATCAGCCCAATTTGCATTGA
- a CDS encoding LysR family transcriptional regulator — MSIKPDVLPFDLRALEIFLSVCDTGAMASAARALGLTQPAISQAIAELEARTGTVLFDRSVRPLGLTPAGGVMRQRAAALLSEARQIAPLLKEADQGKLSLIRVGLVDSLARALSLPIAEFLHTRAESVQVQSGFTAAHAGALLTRNLDLFVGADELSEVAGLQRFELVSEPYVLLLPVEVTPPVNAAGLRELASTVGFVRYSARSKTGIEIERHLRRLSIEIPSGYEFDTPFGVHGMVDAGHGFAITTPLCIAEAPLDDVRTCAAALPGPKLTRTLTLIARRHELGNLPRDLSRACRDALEASALKDLRAVMPWLGADLVCSQ; from the coding sequence ATGTCTATCAAACCTGATGTTCTGCCCTTCGACCTGCGCGCGCTCGAGATTTTTCTCAGCGTTTGCGACACGGGGGCGATGGCGTCGGCAGCCCGAGCGCTGGGTTTAACTCAACCAGCCATCTCGCAAGCCATCGCGGAGCTGGAGGCACGTACGGGCACGGTGCTGTTCGACCGAAGTGTGCGTCCGCTCGGGCTTACCCCGGCGGGGGGCGTCATGCGCCAGCGCGCCGCGGCTCTTCTTTCCGAAGCCCGCCAGATCGCGCCTTTGCTGAAAGAAGCCGATCAGGGCAAGCTTTCGCTCATTCGCGTCGGATTGGTGGATAGCCTAGCGCGCGCGTTGAGCCTGCCGATCGCGGAGTTTCTGCACACGCGCGCGGAGTCCGTGCAAGTGCAATCCGGCTTCACGGCAGCTCACGCGGGAGCCTTGTTGACGCGCAATCTCGATCTTTTCGTCGGCGCGGACGAATTGTCGGAAGTCGCTGGCCTGCAACGGTTTGAGTTGGTCAGCGAGCCCTATGTGTTGTTGCTTCCCGTTGAGGTGACGCCGCCCGTCAATGCAGCCGGACTGCGCGAGCTTGCAAGCACCGTTGGCTTCGTGCGCTACAGCGCGCGGTCGAAAACCGGCATCGAGATCGAGAGGCATTTGCGGCGTTTGAGTATCGAAATTCCATCGGGATACGAATTCGATACGCCGTTCGGTGTGCACGGTATGGTCGATGCAGGACATGGTTTTGCGATCACGACGCCGCTCTGTATCGCTGAAGCGCCGCTCGACGATGTGCGCACGTGCGCTGCCGCTTTGCCTGGCCCAAAGCTGACGCGAACGCTGACGTTAATCGCGCGCCGCCATGAACTTGGCAACCTCCCGCGCGATCTTTCACGTGCCTGTCGCGACGCTCTCGAAGCATCAGCGCTGAAGGACTTGCGTGCGGTGATGCCATGGCTGGGAGCAGATCTAGTCTGCTCTCAGTGA
- a CDS encoding histidine kinase, producing the protein MSLRRRLLALILLILPLSLIVGGLLSFFYSLSVVESEVRIALNLAGNSVSEAVSQINPNGDPSQHLARLVATFDNDRDVRVRLVGPDGKVQRSSRPLPTMPPAPKWLQTALYPEAKTVVIPLPDRISQFGSIRLDGVADNEISEVWEEMKLQFAILAGFFTLILWLVSFTLDRALRPLDKLATGLGEVRRGNFNAQVAENGPQELNIIYREFNRMAQGLQEAERRNKLLSTQLGAVQEEERKELARDLHDEVGPFLFAIDVDAQTIPEFIERGTLGDVTARVSAIRQSVAHVQAHVRAILGRLRPTQFLDLGLTHAVDYLTAFWKRRHSDLTIHADFDQSSYGPEVDDVAFRIVQESLNNAIRHGEPTHIQIKGYAVCDRDPAVLELSIVDDGGGISPMAGAGFGIAGMRERAEAIGGSLDVAPSQSASGIAVVARLPLPDGTCLCAQRDAAQIENDIEEKGQRL; encoded by the coding sequence ATGTCGCTGCGCCGCAGATTGCTTGCGTTGATCCTTCTCATCTTGCCGCTCAGTCTCATCGTCGGCGGTTTACTCAGCTTTTTTTACTCGCTTAGCGTCGTGGAGAGCGAGGTGAGAATTGCGCTCAATTTAGCTGGCAACTCGGTGAGCGAGGCGGTTTCCCAAATCAATCCGAACGGCGATCCAAGCCAACATCTGGCGCGACTGGTGGCAACCTTCGACAACGATCGGGACGTTCGGGTGAGGCTGGTCGGTCCCGATGGCAAGGTGCAGAGATCGTCTCGGCCGTTGCCGACGATGCCGCCTGCGCCCAAATGGCTGCAAACAGCACTCTATCCAGAGGCAAAGACGGTTGTCATTCCACTACCCGATCGCATCAGCCAGTTCGGCTCGATACGTCTGGATGGTGTGGCAGACAATGAGATTTCCGAAGTCTGGGAGGAAATGAAACTGCAATTCGCGATCCTTGCGGGCTTCTTCACACTGATACTCTGGCTCGTCTCCTTCACGCTCGATCGCGCGTTACGTCCCCTAGACAAGCTCGCTACTGGTTTGGGCGAGGTTCGCCGCGGTAATTTCAACGCTCAAGTTGCCGAAAACGGTCCGCAGGAACTCAATATCATCTACCGCGAGTTCAACCGCATGGCTCAGGGGCTGCAGGAAGCCGAACGGCGCAACAAGCTCCTTTCAACTCAGTTGGGTGCCGTTCAAGAAGAGGAGCGCAAAGAGCTGGCGCGCGATCTTCACGATGAGGTCGGGCCATTCCTTTTCGCCATTGATGTCGACGCGCAGACCATCCCGGAATTCATTGAGCGTGGCACGCTCGGCGACGTTACCGCGCGCGTGAGTGCCATTCGTCAATCGGTGGCCCATGTGCAAGCCCATGTGCGCGCAATCCTTGGGAGATTGCGGCCCACGCAGTTTCTCGATCTCGGACTTACGCACGCAGTCGACTACCTGACGGCATTCTGGAAGCGGCGGCATTCGGATCTGACTATCCATGCAGATTTCGATCAGTCGAGCTATGGCCCCGAGGTCGATGATGTTGCCTTCCGCATCGTTCAGGAGTCCCTGAACAACGCCATTCGACATGGCGAGCCCACACACATTCAGATCAAGGGATATGCCGTGTGCGACCGTGATCCAGCTGTGCTTGAGCTTTCGATCGTCGACGATGGAGGTGGCATCTCGCCGATGGCGGGTGCGGGCTTTGGAATTGCGGGAATGCGCGAACGTGCGGAAGCCATCGGCGGATCGCTTGATGTCGCTCCAAGCCAATCTGCTTCAGGTATCGCTGTGGTCGCAAGGCTGCCACTGCCAGACGGAACGTGTCTGTGCGCTCAACGAGACGCGGCACAGATAGAGAATGACATTGAGGAAAAAGGTCAAAGACTATGA
- a CDS encoding response regulator transcription factor — protein MKVLIVEDHAVVREGVSRLLGVHFSATVLEAADVETALKIYAEHKPDIVLLDLNLTGVGGLEMLRRVLAIDPSAKVLIFSMHAEPAFASRAIKAGAKGYVSKSAPVEELVAAVRRVHEGGQYVDREMAAALVSAPGAAGDPLNVLTARELEILRLLGRGKSLTAIADALGVAYKTVANNCSHMKVKLGVERTADLIRLAVQNLET, from the coding sequence ATGAAAGTTCTTATCGTGGAAGATCACGCGGTCGTACGCGAGGGCGTAAGCCGGCTGCTCGGCGTGCATTTCTCCGCAACGGTGCTTGAGGCAGCCGACGTCGAAACGGCGCTGAAGATCTACGCAGAACACAAACCCGATATCGTACTTCTCGATCTCAACCTGACGGGAGTTGGCGGGTTGGAGATGCTGCGGCGCGTTCTGGCAATCGATCCGTCAGCCAAGGTTCTGATCTTCTCGATGCACGCAGAGCCGGCATTCGCTAGTCGCGCCATCAAGGCCGGCGCAAAGGGCTATGTCAGCAAGAGCGCGCCAGTTGAGGAACTCGTCGCTGCCGTCCGGCGCGTGCACGAGGGCGGGCAGTACGTCGACCGTGAGATGGCCGCTGCCCTCGTTTCCGCACCAGGCGCGGCGGGCGATCCCCTGAATGTGCTGACTGCGCGTGAGCTTGAGATCCTACGCCTGCTTGGGCGAGGCAAGAGCCTTACGGCCATCGCAGATGCGCTTGGCGTAGCCTACAAGACGGTCGCCAATAACTGTAGCCACATGAAGGTGAAGTTGGGCGTGGAGCGCACGGCGGATCTGATCCGTCTGGCGGTGCAGAACCTGGAAACGTGA
- a CDS encoding sulfite exporter TauE/SafE family protein — protein sequence MDGLALAFAGGLMLGLASALHCASMCGGIASSLLFLFRPEGARGNITVLAAMQSGRILAYTLAGGVVGLVGSAAFTFINPDNAYRVIQWAAAVSLMFIGLTIAGLMPAIAGVDSGVARISETLERVLAPLRRRPVIGPMATGFTWGVSPCPMVYGALFSATLQGTFQGGAAWMLGFGAGTLPAIIASAFGIRALSKLNKGVLLRSAVGLSIAAFGFSTVYVDWPKILCLT from the coding sequence ATGGATGGCCTCGCATTGGCATTTGCTGGCGGCCTGATGCTCGGATTAGCGAGCGCGCTGCATTGTGCCTCGATGTGCGGCGGCATTGCTTCCAGCTTGCTGTTCCTGTTTCGCCCAGAAGGCGCGCGCGGCAACATCACAGTGCTTGCCGCCATGCAGAGTGGACGCATCCTGGCTTACACTTTGGCGGGCGGCGTCGTCGGACTTGTGGGCTCAGCGGCGTTCACCTTCATCAATCCCGACAACGCCTACCGGGTCATCCAGTGGGCCGCGGCGGTCTCGTTGATGTTCATCGGCCTCACCATCGCCGGCCTGATGCCCGCCATCGCCGGGGTGGACAGCGGGGTCGCGCGGATTTCAGAAACGCTCGAACGGGTGCTCGCACCGTTGCGGCGCCGGCCCGTGATCGGCCCAATGGCAACCGGGTTTACCTGGGGCGTCAGTCCGTGCCCCATGGTCTACGGCGCGCTGTTCAGCGCGACGTTGCAGGGCACCTTCCAGGGCGGCGCCGCCTGGATGCTCGGGTTCGGCGCCGGCACTTTGCCAGCTATCATCGCTTCGGCGTTTGGCATTCGCGCGCTCTCCAAACTCAACAAAGGTGTGTTGTTGCGCTCCGCGGTCGGACTCTCTATTGCAGCGTTCGGATTTTCGACTGTTTACGTCGACTGGCCAAAGATCCTCTGTCTGACCTGA
- the ccoS gene encoding cbb3-type cytochrome oxidase assembly protein CcoS: MTSLAWLIPVALFLGGLGLAAFLWSLKTHQYDDLEGAAWRALDDEKPHAPAFPTKPHE; encoded by the coding sequence ATGACATCGCTTGCTTGGTTGATTCCCGTAGCGCTATTCCTTGGCGGATTGGGCCTGGCGGCGTTCTTATGGTCGCTGAAGACGCATCAATATGACGATCTCGAAGGGGCCGCTTGGCGCGCGCTTGATGACGAAAAGCCCCACGCGCCAGCCTTTCCAACTAAGCCGCACGAATAG
- a CDS encoding heavy metal translocating P-type ATPase: protein MAEALRRVDAGSQPGDGAARAASGPVVTNDNGPVIEHVTLAVNDMHCGACIQSVEGTLCKLPGVVSARANLAARRVSIAHETDKLSIEELIGALTKAGHEAAELSATPDAEAAARDGDLLKRLGVAGFAAMNVMLLSVSVWAGAASGDMEDSVQSMFHWLSALIALPAIAYAGQPFFKSAAGALRGGRLNMDVPISLGVLLATAMSLFHTIRGTHNVYFDAAITLLAFLLIGRLLDQQMRTKAAGAAANLLGFRAYFASRVHDDDRVERISAKNLKPGMRVLAATGERIAADGIVREGVSDIDDSLLTGETAPKKVSEGTRVYAGTLNLTGPLVVEATATEEGSLIAEISRLMEAAEQNRGRYMRLADRAARIYAPAVHLLGLMTFIGWMLMGQGWEPALTKAIAVLIVTCPCALALAVPAVQVAASSRLFARGLILKAADGLERMSEIDTVVFDKTGTLTTGEPKLADTGLLPDDVLIRAASLAAASRHPYSRAIVAEATVRGQRVEPANNVREIPGCGLSRITQQGEERLGSAEWCGADKNESTGSICYRDAAGKVTAFHVVDTLRDDAAETIARLKAGGFSVEVLSGDRPQAVEAAAHEAGITDWRGGQHPDQKIARLDELKAAGRHVLMIGDGINDAPALATAHASLSPASAADISQTTADAILQGKSLAGVGDALAVAKSAHRLALQNFGIAIVYNAIFVPLAVAGLVTPLIAAIAMSASSITVTANAVRLKAMRLELKA, encoded by the coding sequence ATGGCTGAAGCCTTGAGACGCGTCGACGCCGGGTCACAACCTGGCGATGGAGCAGCCCGTGCCGCTTCAGGACCGGTCGTAACGAACGACAACGGTCCGGTTATTGAGCACGTGACGCTTGCCGTCAACGACATGCATTGCGGCGCTTGCATCCAATCGGTCGAAGGTACGCTCTGCAAACTCCCCGGCGTGGTCAGCGCGCGGGCCAATCTTGCGGCGCGGCGCGTCTCGATCGCACACGAAACCGACAAACTCAGCATTGAAGAACTGATCGGCGCTTTGACGAAGGCCGGGCACGAAGCGGCAGAGCTTTCAGCAACTCCTGACGCCGAGGCAGCTGCCCGCGACGGAGATCTTCTCAAGCGACTTGGTGTTGCCGGCTTCGCCGCCATGAACGTGATGTTGCTATCGGTATCCGTGTGGGCCGGAGCGGCGTCGGGCGATATGGAAGACTCGGTCCAGTCGATGTTCCATTGGCTGTCGGCGCTTATTGCACTGCCCGCCATCGCTTATGCGGGCCAGCCATTCTTCAAGTCCGCAGCCGGCGCGCTGCGTGGCGGCCGTCTCAATATGGATGTGCCGATTTCTCTGGGCGTGCTGCTCGCAACGGCCATGAGCCTCTTTCATACGATCCGCGGCACACACAACGTCTATTTCGACGCAGCCATCACATTGCTCGCCTTCCTCTTGATCGGGCGACTGCTCGATCAACAGATGCGGACGAAAGCGGCGGGCGCAGCGGCAAACCTGCTTGGGTTTCGCGCCTACTTTGCCTCCCGCGTCCATGACGATGACCGCGTGGAGCGGATTTCCGCCAAAAACCTCAAACCCGGAATGCGCGTGCTCGCAGCGACCGGGGAGCGCATCGCCGCCGATGGCATAGTTCGCGAAGGCGTCAGCGATATAGACGACAGTCTGCTCACCGGCGAGACCGCACCAAAGAAGGTGTCCGAGGGCACGCGCGTTTATGCAGGCACTTTAAATCTGACTGGGCCGCTCGTCGTGGAAGCAACCGCGACCGAGGAAGGTTCACTGATCGCAGAAATCTCAAGGCTGATGGAAGCAGCCGAGCAGAACCGCGGACGCTATATGCGCTTGGCCGATCGCGCCGCACGTATCTACGCCCCGGCCGTCCATTTGCTGGGCCTTATGACTTTCATCGGTTGGATGCTGATGGGACAAGGCTGGGAACCGGCGCTGACCAAGGCCATTGCCGTTCTCATCGTTACCTGCCCGTGCGCGCTCGCGCTGGCGGTCCCTGCGGTTCAAGTTGCAGCATCTAGCCGGCTCTTCGCGCGCGGACTGATCCTTAAAGCTGCCGACGGTCTCGAACGCATGTCGGAGATCGATACCGTGGTCTTCGACAAAACCGGAACGCTTACGACCGGCGAGCCAAAACTGGCAGATACCGGGCTCCTTCCCGACGACGTTCTGATCCGCGCGGCCTCCCTCGCTGCCGCGAGCCGTCATCCTTACTCACGCGCGATCGTGGCCGAGGCCACGGTGCGCGGGCAACGCGTGGAGCCTGCGAACAACGTACGCGAGATTCCCGGCTGCGGGCTTTCGCGGATCACTCAACAAGGCGAGGAACGTCTGGGTTCAGCGGAATGGTGCGGCGCCGACAAAAACGAAAGCACCGGTTCGATCTGCTATCGCGATGCGGCGGGCAAAGTCACGGCTTTCCATGTCGTCGATACGTTGCGCGACGATGCGGCTGAGACGATTGCCCGGCTGAAGGCTGGAGGTTTTTCTGTTGAAGTCCTTTCAGGCGATCGGCCGCAAGCCGTTGAAGCCGCGGCTCACGAAGCCGGCATCACCGATTGGCGCGGCGGACAGCACCCGGATCAAAAGATCGCCCGCCTTGACGAGCTCAAGGCGGCAGGACGGCATGTCTTGATGATTGGCGATGGCATTAACGATGCCCCCGCGCTTGCTACCGCGCACGCATCGCTCTCACCTGCAAGCGCTGCCGACATCAGTCAAACAACCGCCGACGCGATATTACAGGGCAAATCGCTGGCAGGCGTGGGCGATGCACTCGCTGTCGCCAAGAGCGCACACCGCTTGGCTCTTCAAAACTTTGGCATCGCCATCGTCTACAACGCCATTTTTGTGCCGTTGGCCGTTGCGGGATTGGTTACTCCGCTAATTGCCGCCATTGCAATGTCGGCGTCTTCAATTACGGTCACCGCAAATGCCGTGCGTCTCAAGGCCATGCGACTGGAGCTAAAGGCATGA